Proteins encoded together in one Triticum dicoccoides isolate Atlit2015 ecotype Zavitan chromosome 7B, WEW_v2.0, whole genome shotgun sequence window:
- the LOC119338322 gene encoding basic endochitinase C-like, with amino-acid sequence MRSLTVVAVVVATVAMAIGAARGSVSSVVSRAQFDRMLLHRNDAACQAKGFYTYDAFVAAASAFPGFGATGSADAQKREVAAFLAQTSHETTGGWATAPDGAFAWGYCFKQERGAAADYCTPSAQWPCVPGKRYYGRGPIQLSHNYNYGPAGRAIGVDLLSNPDLVATDPTVSFKTAMWFWMTAQAPKPSSHAVITGQWTPSGADRAAGRVPGFGVITNIINGGIECGHGQDSRVADRIGFYKRYCDILGVGYGDNLDCYNQRPFA; translated from the coding sequence ATGAGATCGCTTACGGTGGTGGCCGTGGTGGTGGCCACGGTGGCCATGGCCATCGGCGCCGCACGCGGCAGCGTGTCCTCCGTCGTCTCCCGCGCACAATTTGATCGCATGCTGCTGCACCGCAACGACGCCGCCTGCCAGGCCAAGGGCTTCTACACCTACGACGCCTTCGTTGCCGCCGCTTCCGCCTTCCCGGGCTTCGGCGCCACCGGCAGCGCCGACGCCCAGAAGCGCGAGGTGGCTGCCTTCCTGGCACAGACCTCCCACGAGACCACCGGCGGGTGGGCGACCGCACCGGACGGGGCCTTCGCCTGGGGCTACTGCTTCAAGCAGGAACGTGGAGCCGCCGCGGACTATTGCACCCCGAGCGCGCAGTGGCCGTGCGTCCCCGGGAAGCGCTATTACGGCCGCGGGCCCATCCAGCTCTCGCACAACTACAACTACGGGCCTGCCGGCCGGGCCATCGGGGTCGATCTACTGAGCAACCCAGACCTGGTGGCCACCGACCCCACCGTGTCGTTTAAGACGGCGATGTGGTTCTGGATGACGGCGCAGGCGCCAAAGCCGTCGAGCCATGCTGTGATCACAGGCCAGTGGACACCGTCAGGGGCAGATCGGGCCGCAGGGCGGGTGCCCGGGTTTGGTGTGATCACCAACATCATTAATGGTGGGATCGAGTGCGGGCACGGGCAGGACAGCCGTGTCGCCGACCGGATCGGGTTCTACAAGCGCTACTGCGACATCCTCGGCGTTGGCTACGGCGACAACCTCGACTGCTACAACCAGAGGCCCTTCGCTTAG